The DNA segment GAAAGCGAAAGTTTTTCTAATAATTGTTTTCGGTAGCTTGAAGTGGAAGCTAAAATCAATTTTGGCGTCATAAACGTTTACTTTTTTATTTAGAAAATTCAGCAACACACTTTAAACTAATTGAAATTATGCGTCATGTAGAAAGCGCATTGTAGCTCATATGAGAAAGTGTAACTTTTTTGCCTTTTTCTTTGACTAAATTCATTTTGGAGGATAATATTCGCGCCCTATGCAAAAGGTAAAAATACCGCGTACAGTGGACCCAGCAAAATCAGCGCAAAAACGCTTGGATTATCAAGGCATAATTCAGGTGAGTTTATTAAAGCGATTAGCCGAGTCAACTGAAGGCGTCAAACGCGACGCAGAAGTATCATTGTCCTTTGAGTTGGATGAACAACGATTAGTCGTTATCTCTGGTAAAGCTAACGTCGAAGTCGATTTAGAATGTCAACGCTGTAATGAGATATTCGCACATTCGTGCGAAGTTGAATTCACTTGTACTCCGTATTACAACGAGAAAAGTGAACAAGACGCACCGGAAGAGTACGATTTGGTAGATCTGAACGAGTACGGTGAGTTGGATCTGATTAAACTAGTTGAAGACGAGTTCATTCTAGAATTACCTCAAATTGCGATGCATGACGAATCTGAATGTAGCGTACAATCAAACAATTTGGTGTTTGGTGATCTTCCAAAAGAAGTTTTAGAAGAAAAACCGAATCCATTTGACGTTTTAAAAAATTTGAAGCGCTAGTGCATCAGCATTAGGGTTTAAAAACGAAGGAGTAGGGTCATGGCCGTACAAAAGAGCAAAAAATCACGTTCAATGCGTGGCATGCGTCGTTCACACGATGCGCTATCTACAGCAGCATTGTCTGTAGACGCAACTTCAGGTGAAACTCACCTACGTCACAACGTGACTGCTGACGGTTACTACCGTGGCAAAAAGGTTATCAACAAGTAAGGTTGACCTTTGCAAACTATTACCGTTGCACTTGATGCAATGGGCGGGGATTTCGGTCCTCGCGTAACAGTGCCTGCCGCCGTGCAGGCATTGTCACATTTCCCAGAGCTGAAAGTTATTTTGGTTGGTGATCGTGAACAAATCACGAAAGAACTGACACATCTCGGATTTACTCCGACTCCTCGTCTCATCATTAAACATAGTGAGAGATGCATCTCTAATACCGAAAAACCATCATTAGCATTACGAAATAGCGCGGGTACCTCTATGCGTATCGCACTGGATCATGTCGCTGATGGCATGGCTGATGCGTGTGTCAGTGGCGGTAACACTGGTGCCTTGATGGCTTTATCAAAATTTCGTCTTAAATTATTACCGGGTATTGAGCGTCCCGCTTTAGTGAGTGCTCTGCCTACTGTATCGGGCAAAAAGTCTTGGATGCTTGATCTTGGCGCTAACGTTTCTGTTGATGCAGACACATTGTTCCAGTTTGCCGTAATGGGAAGTGCATTAGCTCAAGTCCACCTTCCTTACTCTCCTAGGGTGGCGATTCTTAACGTTGGTGAAGAAGAAATTAAAGGCAACGATTTGGTTAAACGTTGTTCAGAATTACTTAGTCAAACCAAAGAAATTAATTATTGTGGCTATATTGAAGGAAATCAGCTTTTTTATGATGCCGCAGATGTGATAGTTTGTGACGGGTTTGTCGGTAATGTGTGTTTGAAAACCTGCGAAGGTGTCGCACATTTATTTCATCAAAAATTAAAGAGTTACTTCACGTCGTCTAACATTAAAGGCTGGATTGCTCGAAAATTGCTCTCTCATTTATTTAATGAGTTAAAAACACTGAACCCCGACCAGTATAACGGCGCAAGTTTGTTAGGATTGCGCGGCATTGTTATTAAAAGCCACGGACAAGCTGATGCATCTGCTATGATCAATGCAATTGGTGAAGCAGTGTATGAAGTTAAACAGCAGGTTCCAAGCCGCATAAGCGATCGTTTAGAAGCGGTTTTACTCGAGAGGCACTATTAGTCTTCATGAATAGCAAAATTTTAGGAACAGGTAGCTACCTACCGACCCAAGTGCGTACGAACGCCGATTTAGAGAAAATGGTAGATACTAGTGATGAGTGGATTGTTACTCGTACTGGTATCCGTGAGCGTCGCATCTCCGCCCCTGATGAATCTGTTGCAGATATGGCATATCACGCATCGGTCAACGCGATAGAAATGGCGGGCATTGATAAATATGATATCGACCTGATCATTGTTGCGACTACGAGTGGTAGCCACAAATTTCCGTCTTCTGCTTGCCAAGTTCAAGCCGCTTTAGGCATAAAGGGCTGTCCTGCGTTTGATGTGGCAGCGGCATGTTCAGGCTTTGTTTATGCGCTATCTATTGCCGATCAGCATATAAAGACTGGTATGGCTAAAAACGTGTTAGTGATTGGTGCAGATGCGTTATCAAAAATGTGCGATCCAGAAGATCGTTCAACGATTATTTTGTTTGGTGATGCTGCCGGCGCAGTGGTACTCGGTGCCAGTGAAGAGCCGGGTATTATTTCTACTCATTTACATGCCGATGGTCGTTTTGGTGAGCTATTAAGTTTAGAAGAAGCGAAACGAGGTGAGTATATTGATGCTTGGTTGCACATGGCGGGCAACGAAGTATTTAAGGTTGCAGTCACTCAGTTATCTAAACTAGTGAAAGATACGCTTGAAGCAAATAATATGGCGAAGACTGAATTGGATTGGTTAGTTCCACATCAGGCAAACTTACGTATTATTTCTGCTACTGCCAAAAAGTTAGCTATGTCACTAGATCAAGTCGTTGTGACTCTTGACCGACATGGTAATACTTCTGCCGCTACCGTACCGACAGCACTGGATGAAGCGGTGCGTGATGGACGAATTAAGCGCGGTCAAATGTTGCTTCTTGAAGCATTTGGCGGCGGTTTCACATGGGGCTCTGCCCTCGTCAAATTTTAAGTTTTCAGTTGTGCCACAGGTATATTCAGGTGGCATAATCCAAGTTATTTTTATTTCAAGGAATTTACTATGAGTAAGTTTGCTGTTGTTTTTCCAGGTCAAGGTTCTCAAACTGTTGGTATGTTAGCTGAGCTTGGTGAGCAATTTGATGTTGTTAAAACAACGTTTTCTGAAGCATCTGAAGCACTTGGTTATGATTTGTGGGCGTTAGTACAAGATGGCCCAGCAGAAGATTTAAATGAAACTTTCCGCACTCAGCCTGCATTACTTGCTTCATCTGTCGCCATTTGGCGTGTATGGCAAGAAGTGGGTGGCGAGCAGCCTGAGCTGGTAGCCGGTCACAGCCTTGGCGAATATTCTGCGTTAGTTTGCGCCGGCGTGATTGATTTTAAAGAAGCGATTAAATTAGTGGCTTTACGTGGTGAATTAATGCAGCAAGCTGTGCCGGCAGGTGTTGGCGCTATGTTTGCAATTATTGGCCTCGATGACGATGCTATTGCTAAAGCTTGTGAAGAAGCCGCTCAAGGCGAAGTGGTTTCTCCAGTTAACTTCAACTCACCAGGACAAGTGGTGATTGCGGGTAACAAAGCAGCGGTAGAACGTGCGGGTGAGCTATGTAAAGCAGCTGGTGCTAAGCGTGCACTACCATTACCAGTTTCTGTGCCATCACACTGTGCTCTTATGAAGCCTGCGGCTGACAAACTTGCTGAAGCGCTAGAAAGCATTGAATTCAATGCACCGACATTGCCAGTCATCAACAATGTTGATGTTATTGCAGAAACTGATCCGGCAAAAATTAAAGATGCACTTGTTCGTCAGTTATACAGCCCAGTTCGTTGGACTGAAGGTGTGACGGCAATGCACGAACAAGGTGTTGAATCTCTATTAGAGTTTGGCCCAGGAAAAGTATTAACTGGCTTAACAAAACGAATTGTGAAAGCCCTGAGCGCACAAGCAGTGAATGATGCTGCGTCTCTTGAAGCCGCTCGTGGCTAAAACTTAGACGATAATTTATCTGCCTAAGTTTAAAAATTTCAGTCATAAAGAGGATTTATAATGAATCTTGAAGGTAAAATTGCATTAGTTACTGGTGCCAGTCGTGGTATTGGTCGTGCAATCGCAGAACTACTTGTTGAGCGTGGCGCAACGGTTGTTGGTACAGCAACCAGTGAGTCAGGCGCACAAGCAATCAGTGACTACCTTGGTAGTAATGGTAAAGGGTTAGCATTAAATGTTACTGATGCAGACTCAGTGGCAGCAACGATTAAAACCATTACTGATGAATTCGGTGGAATTGACATTTTAGTGAATAATGCCGGTATCACTCGTGATAACTTGTTGATGCGTATGAAAGATGACGAATGGCAAGATATCATGGATACTAACTTAACTTCGATTTTCCGTTTGTCTAAAGCGGTTCTTCGAGGCATGATGAAGAAACGTCATGGTCGTATTGTTAATGTTGGCTCTATAGTGGGCACCATGGGCAATGCGGGTCAAGCTAACTACGCAGCAGCGAAAGCAGGGGTGATTGGCTTTACGAAGTCAATGGCACGTGAAGTCGCTTCTCGTGGTGTGACAGTGAACACAGTTGCACCGGGTTTTATCGAGACTGACATGACAAAAGCACTGAATGATGACCAACGTGCTGTTACACTTTCACAAGTGCCTGCAGGTCGATTAGGTGATCCACGTGAAATTGCTTCAGCTGTTGCCTTCTTAGCATCAGACGAAGCAGCCTACATCACAGGTGAAACACTTCACGTAAATGGTGGTATGTATATGGTCTAAATATGTTAAAGTGTTTTTTTATTAGCGCTTTGCATGATTTAGGTCAAAAATGTACCAATTTTCAGTGAAAAACATGAAATTTGTGGTTTGACCAGCAAGGACAGCCTTGCAACTTTGAAAAGTTTGAATAAACTACGGCTAACATCGCATTTAAGCGAACTCTCTGTAATAGGAAAAGAAAAATGAGCAACATCGAAGAACGCGTAAAAAAAATCATTGTTGAACAACTAGGTGTAGACGAAGCAGAAGTGAAAAACGAAGCTTCTTTCGTTGACGATCTAGGTGCTGATTCTCTAGATACAGTAGAGCTAGTAATGGCTTTAGAAGAGGAATTCGACACTGAAATCCCTGATGAAGAAGCTGAAAAAATTACTACTGTTCAAGCTGCAATCGACTACGTAAACAGCGCACAGTAATAACACCCCCAGGCGGTCTCCCAGACCGCCTGAGTTTTTCTAGAATCATCCAACCTTACTACTCTCAATATTATAATCTCCGGAGAAAGAATCGTGTCCAAGCGTCGTGTAGTTGTTACAGGCATGGGGATGTTGTCACCGGTAGGCAACACTGTTGAATCCTCTTGGAAAGCCCTTTTAGCTGGTCAAAGTGGTATCTCTAATATAGAGCACTATGACGCAACCAATTTTTCTACTCGCTTTGCAGGTTTAGTTAAAGACTTTAACTGTGAAGAGTACATGCCAAAGAAAGAAGCCCGCAAAATGGATTTATTTATCCAATATGGTATTGCTGCGGGTATTCAAGCCTTTAACGACTCTGGTCTTGAAGTGACAGAGGAAAACGCTACTCGCATTGGCGTTGCTGTTGGTTCAGGTATCGGTGGTATTGGTATCATCGAAGAAGCTTCACATGTACTTCGTGATAAAGGCCCACGCCGCATGAGCCCATTTTTTGTGCCTTCAACTATTGTTAACATGATTGCTGGCCATCTTTCTATCATGAAAGGTCTTCGTGGTCCGAATATCGCAATCTCAACCGCTTGTACCACTGGTTTGCATAATATAGGTCATGCTGCCCGTATGATTGCATACGGTGATGCTGACGCCATGTTAGCTGGTGGCGCCGAAAAAGCATCAACCCCATTAGCAATGAGTGGCTTTGGCGCTGCTAAAGCACTTTCTAGCCGTAATGATGAGCCTCAATTGGCGTCTCGTCCTTGGGATAAAGACCGTGACGGTTTTGTGCTAGGTGATGGTGCTGGCATCATGATGGTTGAAGAATACGAACATGCAAAAGCGCGTGGTGCTAAAATCTATTGTGAGATCGTTGGTTTTGGTATGAGTGGTGATGCGTATCACATGACTTCACCAAGCGAAGATGGCTCTGGTGGCGCACTGGCGATGGAAGCCGCAATTCGTGATGCTGGCATTACTGGCGATCAAATTGGTTATGTGAATGCACACGGTACTTCAACACCCGCTGGTGATGTTGCCGAAACACTAGGCATCAAACGTGCTTTAGGTGAAGACGCGGCTAAGAAAGTCTTGGTTTCTTCAACCAAGTCGATGACAGGGCACTTACTTGGTGCTGCAGGCTCAGTCGAAGCCATCATTACTGCATTGACTCTAGTGGATCAAATTGTGCCACCAACCATTAACTTGGATAACCCAGGGGAAGGTTGTGATTTGGATTACGTTCCGCACAAAGCTCGTAAAGTTGAGAATATGGAGTATGCGCTTTGTAACTCATTCGGTTTTGGTGGTACGAACGGTTCGTTAATCTTCAAGCGCATTTAGATGTTGATTGACGGCTTCTGAGCCAGCAAAATCAATTAAGCATTTTATAAAACGGTTTAATGTTATAGCATTAGGCCGTTTTTTTATTTGAACTACGGACACAGTCATGTTTTTTGTAAACGGAAAGCCGCAAGAACATACTCAAGTTACCGATCGCTCATTTCAGTATGGCGATGGGTGTTTTACGACTGTGTTAGTAAAAAATGGTCTTCCAATGTACTGGGAAGCGCATCGAAATCGGCTGCAAACAACCTGTCAGCGTTTAGCCATTGAATTGCCTGATTGGCAACAAATCGAACAGTGGGTGACTCAGGCGATAGATCAACATTCACCTCTTTCTACTTTAAGTGGTATC comes from the Vibrio gangliei genome and includes:
- the yceD gene encoding 23S rRNA accumulation protein YceD, which encodes MQKVKIPRTVDPAKSAQKRLDYQGIIQVSLLKRLAESTEGVKRDAEVSLSFELDEQRLVVISGKANVEVDLECQRCNEIFAHSCEVEFTCTPYYNEKSEQDAPEEYDLVDLNEYGELDLIKLVEDEFILELPQIAMHDESECSVQSNNLVFGDLPKEVLEEKPNPFDVLKNLKR
- the rpmF gene encoding 50S ribosomal protein L32 — translated: MAVQKSKKSRSMRGMRRSHDALSTAALSVDATSGETHLRHNVTADGYYRGKKVINK
- the plsX gene encoding phosphate acyltransferase PlsX yields the protein MQTITVALDAMGGDFGPRVTVPAAVQALSHFPELKVILVGDREQITKELTHLGFTPTPRLIIKHSERCISNTEKPSLALRNSAGTSMRIALDHVADGMADACVSGGNTGALMALSKFRLKLLPGIERPALVSALPTVSGKKSWMLDLGANVSVDADTLFQFAVMGSALAQVHLPYSPRVAILNVGEEEIKGNDLVKRCSELLSQTKEINYCGYIEGNQLFYDAADVIVCDGFVGNVCLKTCEGVAHLFHQKLKSYFTSSNIKGWIARKLLSHLFNELKTLNPDQYNGASLLGLRGIVIKSHGQADASAMINAIGEAVYEVKQQVPSRISDRLEAVLLERHY
- a CDS encoding beta-ketoacyl-ACP synthase III, with protein sequence MNSKILGTGSYLPTQVRTNADLEKMVDTSDEWIVTRTGIRERRISAPDESVADMAYHASVNAIEMAGIDKYDIDLIIVATTSGSHKFPSSACQVQAALGIKGCPAFDVAAACSGFVYALSIADQHIKTGMAKNVLVIGADALSKMCDPEDRSTIILFGDAAGAVVLGASEEPGIISTHLHADGRFGELLSLEEAKRGEYIDAWLHMAGNEVFKVAVTQLSKLVKDTLEANNMAKTELDWLVPHQANLRIISATAKKLAMSLDQVVVTLDRHGNTSAATVPTALDEAVRDGRIKRGQMLLLEAFGGGFTWGSALVKF
- the fabD gene encoding ACP S-malonyltransferase, with translation MSKFAVVFPGQGSQTVGMLAELGEQFDVVKTTFSEASEALGYDLWALVQDGPAEDLNETFRTQPALLASSVAIWRVWQEVGGEQPELVAGHSLGEYSALVCAGVIDFKEAIKLVALRGELMQQAVPAGVGAMFAIIGLDDDAIAKACEEAAQGEVVSPVNFNSPGQVVIAGNKAAVERAGELCKAAGAKRALPLPVSVPSHCALMKPAADKLAEALESIEFNAPTLPVINNVDVIAETDPAKIKDALVRQLYSPVRWTEGVTAMHEQGVESLLEFGPGKVLTGLTKRIVKALSAQAVNDAASLEAARG
- the fabG gene encoding 3-oxoacyl-ACP reductase FabG, with translation MNLEGKIALVTGASRGIGRAIAELLVERGATVVGTATSESGAQAISDYLGSNGKGLALNVTDADSVAATIKTITDEFGGIDILVNNAGITRDNLLMRMKDDEWQDIMDTNLTSIFRLSKAVLRGMMKKRHGRIVNVGSIVGTMGNAGQANYAAAKAGVIGFTKSMAREVASRGVTVNTVAPGFIETDMTKALNDDQRAVTLSQVPAGRLGDPREIASAVAFLASDEAAYITGETLHVNGGMYMV
- the acpP gene encoding acyl carrier protein, whose amino-acid sequence is MSNIEERVKKIIVEQLGVDEAEVKNEASFVDDLGADSLDTVELVMALEEEFDTEIPDEEAEKITTVQAAIDYVNSAQ
- the fabF gene encoding beta-ketoacyl-ACP synthase II, which translates into the protein MSKRRVVVTGMGMLSPVGNTVESSWKALLAGQSGISNIEHYDATNFSTRFAGLVKDFNCEEYMPKKEARKMDLFIQYGIAAGIQAFNDSGLEVTEENATRIGVAVGSGIGGIGIIEEASHVLRDKGPRRMSPFFVPSTIVNMIAGHLSIMKGLRGPNIAISTACTTGLHNIGHAARMIAYGDADAMLAGGAEKASTPLAMSGFGAAKALSSRNDEPQLASRPWDKDRDGFVLGDGAGIMMVEEYEHAKARGAKIYCEIVGFGMSGDAYHMTSPSEDGSGGALAMEAAIRDAGITGDQIGYVNAHGTSTPAGDVAETLGIKRALGEDAAKKVLVSSTKSMTGHLLGAAGSVEAIITALTLVDQIVPPTINLDNPGEGCDLDYVPHKARKVENMEYALCNSFGFGGTNGSLIFKRI